Proteins encoded by one window of uncultured Ilyobacter sp.:
- a CDS encoding DUF4250 domain-containing protein codes for MEIKNMKSMDPNLLLSIVNMKLRDEFENLDDLLRYYNLKESDLTDKIKEIGYHYCKETNQFIGC; via the coding sequence ATGGAAATCAAAAATATGAAATCAATGGATCCAAATCTTCTGTTAAGTATTGTAAATATGAAGCTCCGAGACGAGTTTGAGAATCTTGATGACCTGCTGAGGTATTATAATTTAAAAGAGAGTGATCTCACTGACAAAATAAAAGAGATCGGCTATCACTATTGCAAAGAAACAAATCAGTTTATAGGATGTTAA